One Aphelocoma coerulescens isolate FSJ_1873_10779 chromosome 6, UR_Acoe_1.0, whole genome shotgun sequence DNA window includes the following coding sequences:
- the LOC138112843 gene encoding homeobox protein vent1B-like, with the protein MTKAPFSVEWLSQSSQALKSPTEGSPHRASSAGYRLGSGPSLGQSERGQEQPAGPRDGRGGRSRERVAATPAAGAGGRPSGAGQPVPEEGLECPGPEEPCGRGGRRLRTAFSAEQISTLESSFQRQQYLGAAERRQLAGRMRLSEVQIKTWFQNRRMKLKRQLQELRTEPFCSPALPYAPQSAVVPLPVTYVARPPPLPRQGAASEGFPLAALPAPALDLSSACRAQPVGFWAAPCFVGYRDPRAFLLGV; encoded by the exons ATGACTAAGGCCCCTTTCTCCGTGGAGTGGTTGTCCCAGAGCAGCCAAGCTCTCAAGAGCCCCACGGAGGGCTCTCCACACCGAGCATCGTCCGCAGGCTACCGGCTCGGCTCCGGCCCCAGCCTCGGCCAGAGCGAGCGGGGCCAGGAGCAGCCCGCGGGCCCGCGGGACGGGAGAGgcggcaggagcagggagcgcGTGGCGGCCACTCCCGCCGCAG gagcaggcgGGAGGCCGTCGGGAGCGGGGCAGCCCGTGCCGGAGGAGGGTCTCGAGTGCCCGGGCCCCGAGGAGCCCtgcgggcgcggcgggcggcggctgcgCACGGCGTTCAGCGCGGAGCAGATCAGCACCCTGGAGAGCTCCTTCCAGCGGCAGCAGTACCTGGGCGCCGCCGAGCGCCGGCAGCTGGCGGGCCGGATGCGCCTCTCCGAGGTGCAG ATCAAGACCTGGTTTCAGAACCGCCGGATGAAGCTCAAGCGGCAGCTGCAGGAGTTGAGGACGGAGCCGTTCTGCAGCCCCGCTCTCCCTTACGCACCTCAGAGCGCTGTGGTGCCCTTGCCGGTCACATACGTGGCCCGGCCGCCGCCTCTGCCCCGGCAAGGGGCTGCCTCCGAGGGCTTCCCTTTGGCGGCCCTGCCGGCACCCGCTCTGGACCTCAGCAGCgcctgcagagcacagccagTTGGCTTTTGGGCAGCACCGTGCTTTGTAGGGTACAGGGACCCCAGAGCTTTCTTGCTGGGTGTCTGA